The DNA segment CCAGTATATcataaactttattttgacttaAAAACGTGCGTgcatttacattaaatattgaagaataataaCAGTTCGGGCGATACTCCATGTCATGAACAAtacaatgacattttttttgttatctaccCATATTGTTCTTTCCTAATGTGTTAAAGCTGTACCACAGTCCTTTACCTCGGCTCCAATTAACATAGCGCTAAATAGTTGACTCTAAATTGTTTCACAGTAGGCAATACtaatttcaaaagttaaaatgttaTACTTATTAACTAATACTAACACTTTGAAATTAttacatataattttataaaatagtaaTTTCTTTAGCATTTCAACAACTTGTAGTATGGGAGTAATATACTAATATAGTATAAAGGTTCCAGTTTACCCTTTATCAATTCGTAACAAACTTTAACAGTcgaagatattttaaaaaaaattcatatattaggaataaaacatttttttcaaacaataatgCGTAGTCAAAGTATCCTTTTGATATATACAAAAGCGTTTAGCAGATAACCGTTCgttttgttaataaaacttTACTGTCACCTGTCTATTGTTGGTCGCTTTTACTGAATATCCTTTCTccatattatataaatcaaagtagaaaaaaatcctGTGAATTTGGAAATGTTACATCAtcatttgtcattttgcttGTATTTCCACTGAGACTATTATAACACATAACTAGAATAGTCTCAGATTTCCATAACATTCAATtaacaacaatcaaacaaaatgtatactCCCATCAACTTTCTTCCTATTGTtaggattataatttacatCCTTTGATTTCGTATTAAGTTTAAGAGCGTTCAGGTTGACGTCTGTTACTGTTAATATGTCCGATCCACCGTCTTGActgttattttctgttttgcAATCTTCCATTtccctaataatggcttttaaGTGGTGTCTTTCTTCATGTAAAACTTCTATTTCTGAACGCAATTCTGCGTTTTCTCTCCTGACTGCAGAATCACTTCGTAACCTCCTTAAAGACTGAATTTCTGTCACGAGATCATCTTTATCTTCGCTAAGttctaataaatataaattgttacAATTATACTCTATTTAAActtaaactttaataaaaatttacaaggaAATATCTGATACCAGTAGTTGCTTTCATGCGaaaggaataataaaaatagaCACATTTATCATatcaattaatgttttttttatatattttttaatcatttttcatCATCATTGTCGAAGGACGAATATAATACACATCTTTTATAGTTGTTTAAATCCTAGTCCTTTTGACTATAGTGGATATTGTCTCGTTGGCGATCGTACCACTCCCATGTCTATTCTAGTTCTTGAGATTCTTTTTAGACAAGCGAACAAAAAAGTATGATTTAGATTTGTGTATCATTTCTGTTGTTTATTTAATAGGTTTAATTTGAACTAtctgtttagtttaaacatattttatttgttaaagtacaaattggataagacacaagtcaaacagtcttatgaagtcttctccatttaacatttatagcaatataatacaaaaatatatgtatgagcATGCATGTAAAGAATGGTATATCtatttagtaaatatatatataaatatggatCAAAAGACGgaaaatttaagtaaaagaaaacaataataatacagaaaaaaaaataaaaacaaaaaaataaaaaaatatataaatgaataaattattttgaaaacagaaaaataaaataaaaaaaaaaataataaaaacacaaaaccaaaatgaaaaaaaataaaaaggacaaaaaaaggGAGAAGAAATCTTACTCAGATGATGATGTGTGTGCGATCATGGTTTGCTACCTAGACAATTTGAAATCTTTCCGAACTTTTAATAAACTCaaagacatttttgaaaatggtttGGTTTTGCTCTATAGAAAGAAGACAACTACCCGAGTTAAGTAGTtctataataattttacaatcaTTTGGAAGCCAGCGCAgactttcaaacattttatttcgtatttctgaatataatatacatttaaaaaagaaatgataggaATCTTCACGATTAACACCACAGCGGCAGGAAGGGTCAGAAATAATGTTGACCCTATATAGATCATAGTTTAAGGATGATGCAAAACATCGAAGTTGGGTGagaattatattcaattttcgATTTCCAAATTCATATTGCTTCGGTACAAATATATTACTCTGAGGATAACGGTTTTTtagttcagttttaaatttattaattgattCCACATCACGAGTTGAATCATCAAGATTATTCCAAAGACGTATGGTTGATGGAATAAAAGAATCATTAGTTAATGCTAGTCTGCAGAATGGAATAATGATGTCATTTCCATTGCGAAGAGGATAGACCGTcatactttgtattttttggGGAGTTAAATTAGACAAATATTCTGgaacattattattttgaatattataaaacatttggaTTTTTCTTCTCTCTCTTCTTTCAGCTAATGTTTCCCATCCAATTTCTTCATAAATAACCTTTGAGCTTGTGAAAATAGGTAACCCTGTAACTATCCTAGCAGCTTGGAGCTGTAATTGCTCCAGTTTATTGACATAACCTACCCAAATATTATCCCAAACCTCACTTGCATACTCAAATAAAGGtcttataaaaactaaatagaGTAACggtatttctaaatttttcctGCTCAGTTTATATTTCAACTTCCTTagcatatttatatgtttagacGTGCTTAAGATAATATTATAAACGTGGGCATTCCATTTAGAATCATTGCTTAATGTTACCCCTAAATGTTTATGCATATTTGTAATaggtatatttttatcattgaataTAAAGTTCATTTCTGGGGTTTCAACATtagaaaataacataatttctgttttatctGGATTAAAAGACATTAACCATTTTTTTGGACCATTCATTCAGCTGTTTAGCTGTTCTAGATCATGGTTTATCACAGTTTCTATCTGAAAAGCATCACGATCCGCACAGCTGAACGATGTGTCATCTGCGAAGAGTCTGCACAGAGAAATAAGTCTTTCtgcaatatcatttatatatattataaaaactatCTGTTATATACTATTAGTGTATgatgtgtgaaaaaaatgattcaaCTTTTAAACTATTCATTATATATTGAAGTTCATTGTCAGttctatttactttttattcgtTTGTTTGCTTCCACCAACTCGTCTTCAACTTCTGCTTTGGCCATTTCCAATTCTTCCAGAGTTTCCTGTGCATCACAGTTGTCATTCTCTGATTGCATCAAACGTAGTGCTAAATCATCCACTGTCGTGTTCAAAGATGTCTAAGAAACAAAGAAATctgaacaatgagcaaagcttatatcgcatagtcagatataaaagggtCCGAaatcataaatgaaaaacaattcaaacgagaaaactaacggaaaaattaataaacgaaaaaaaagtatgtagcatagaaacaaacgacaaccactggctggctcctgacttgggacaggtacacaCACGATGTGTTGGGGTTGTGTTGGATCACTTGAATGTATACATTTCATAAACACAAAGTGTTTCTTATAAATCATCTTCAAACTATTTGTAGCATATTAAGTATTTTAGGGTAGATGAGGGGTCTTAATTAAAATCGATAGAATTATCTACTAATTTGCTAAAATGCAGTTTACATTGTAGTTTTTTTGGCGCAAAATCGtcagaaaatgtatatatttactgttaaactcatttttgtgttttagaaaaaaaaattaaccgatatatttttgctgtttcattgCAGATTTAAACAACCGTAAATTTCCAATGAAAGCAAGTACTCTTATTTCATGTAGTACACTTTTGTGATCTATAAAGTACACTTGCCGACCGATCGACAATATGAGCGTGATAAAATGGAAAGAACTTATGGATATTCTTGGTGTGACAATTTTCACACCTGACGTTATCGAgacatcaaaaatataatttaacttaaaattaACATGTGCAGTACAGTCATATTTCTATAAGGATTCCTCACCATGTCCTGTTTAAGGTGCATTTTATAGTCCTCAAGCTCTCCCATTCTCATGTCAACACTCATCTTTCGGCGATTTACTCTCCATTTTTCACGTTTCAGACATGCAATTAATGATCTTGCTGAATCTAAACCATCTTTCAGACGTCTGAAAATATTTGGCCTTTTGGAATCATTATCATCTTCGTCATCCTGAAATCAAAATTCTTTAAAGATTTAAACATGAAACTACAAACTCATTTTCTACACATGCATGCACATTTCATTCACCTATTGGAGCCTTTGGATTTCGTTTATGCTTCAATGCAATTGAATTTGCATCTTCGTGTTGTATTTTCCATACACGTGCGTTTtactttttgtgtatttaaatgTGTCTGTATAACATTTGCCTTATATGTTCATTGCTTCTGACTGTTTCGTTTCATACACATgcattcacttatagggtctatgcatcggaactaaacacatttattaaaaaaccagttgttggcatgacacgggttatgttcttctcatatatgttatgatagtatgatactaaacccctaacgggaaggattgtacctgatgttcatatgatgaaatcataatctttcagtcagtttaattgaagtctggagctggcatgtcagttaactgctagtagtctgttgttttttttatgtattattgtcattttgtttattttctttggttacatcttctgacatcagactcggacttctcttgaactgaattttaatgtgcgtattgttatgcgtttacttttctacattggataGAGGTATaagaggagggttgagatctcacaatcatgtttaaccacgccgcatttttgcgcctgtcccaagtcaggagcctctggcccttgttagtcttgtattattttattttagtttcttgtgtacaatttggaaattaatatggcgttcattatcactgaactagtatatatttgtttaggggccagctgaaggacgcctccgggtgcgggaatttctcgctacattgaaaacctgttggtgaccttctgctgttgttttttctatggtcgggttgttgtctctttgacatatccccccccccccccattagCTCAATTATATTAAcataattgtacaaaaactgACCAATATGGAACAATAGAACTGACAAAGGTTTAAATAGATTGACCAATAGGAGATGGCTCTGTGGAAAACGTTTTAGTTAGTTCGCAATAAAACTATAGAGTATATTGACCTACCTTTTGGAACGTATCTTCAATTTCTGCTAGGATGTCAGCTAGTCCATCTAGTCTATCTACAAGGTCATCTGCTGTGTCCAGCAGGTTGTCACTACCCTTCCTACTGGGTACCCCACCGTCACAAATACTGTCATTACTTTGTACACGAGGAAGTGCCATTTAAACGCTGTAACAGAAAGATGAAAAAAGACATTGCAGTCACGATTTAAAGCATGATAATAACTTCAGTACAGACAGTCATATAAGACGTATGAAGTGGATAAATGCAATAACGATTACAACCAAATAACAGTTGGAACCAACTTTAACGTCACTTAATATTTGACAGGAACTGACAGGAGAACTGTTCAAGAAAAGTCTGTAGGTCAATGGTCCTGATAACTTGATAATAGCTCCTGACAGAAGCTGTTCTACTTGAGCTCCTGATAACTTGATAATAGCTCCTGACAGAATCTGTTCTACCTGTGAGCTCCCGATAGCTTGATAATAGCTCCTGACATAATCTGTTCTACCTGAGCTCCTGACAACTTGATAATAGCTCCTGACAGAAGCTGTTCTACTTGAGCTCCTGATAACTTGATAATAGCTCCTGACAGAAGCTGTTCTACCTGAGCTCCCGATAGCTTGATAATAGCTCCTGACAGAAGCTGTTCTACCTGAGCTCCTGACAACTTGATAATAGCTCCTGACAGAAGCTGTTCTACCTGAGCTCCTGACAACTTGATAATAGCTCCTGACAGAATCTGTTCTACCTGTGAGCTCCCGATAGCTTGATAATAGCTCCTGACAGAAGCTGTTCTACCTGAGCTCCTGACAACTTGATAATAGCTCCTGACAGAAGCTGTTCTACCTGAACTCCTGACAACTTGATAATAGCTCCTGACAGAAGCTGTTCTACTTGAGCTCCTGATAACTTGATAACAGCTCCTGACAGAATCTGTTCTACCTGTGAGCTCCCGATAGCTTGATAATAGCTCCTGACAGAAGCTGTTCTACCTGAGCTCCTGACAACTTGATAATAGCTCCTGACAGAACCTGTTCTACCTGAGCTCCTGATAACTTGATAATAGCTCCTGACAGAAGCTGTTCTACCCGAGCTCCTGATAACTTGATAATAGCTCCTGACAGAAGATGTTCTACCTGAGCTCCTGGCAACTTGATAATAGCTCCTGACAGAAGCTGTTCTACCTGAGCTCCTGATAACTTGATAATAGATCCTGACAGAAGCTGTTCTACCCGAGCTCCTGATAACTTGATTATAGCTCCTGACAGAAGATGTTCTACATGAGCTGCTGACAACTTGATAATAGCTCCTGACAGAAGCTGTTCTACCTGAGCTCCCGATAACTTGATTATAGCTACTGACAGAAGCTGTTCTACCTGAGCTCCCGATAACTTGATTATAGCTCCTGACAGAAGATGTTCTACCTGAGCTTCTGATAACTTGATAATGGCTCCTGACAGAAGCTGTTCTACCTGAGCTCCTGATAACTTGATAATAGCTCCTGACAGAAGATGTTCTACCTGAGCTCCTGACAACTTGATAATAGCTCCTGACAGAAGCTGTTCTACCTGAGCTCCTGATAACTTGATAATAGCTCCTGACAGAAGCTGTTCTACCCGAGCTCCTGATATCTCGATAATAGCTCCTGACAGAAGCTGTTCTACCTGAGCTCCTGACAACTTGATAATAGCTCCTGACAGAAGCTGTTCTACCTGAGCTCCCGATAACTTGATTATAGCTACTGACAGAAGATGTTCTACCTGAGCTCCTGATAACTTGATAATAGCTCCTGACAGAAGCTGT comes from the Mytilus trossulus isolate FHL-02 chromosome 3, PNRI_Mtr1.1.1.hap1, whole genome shotgun sequence genome and includes:
- the LOC134711769 gene encoding uncharacterized protein LOC134711769; the protein is MALPRVQSNDSICDGGVPSRKGSDNLLDTADDLVDRLDGLADILAEIEDTFQKDDEDDNDSKRPNIFRRLKDGLDSARSLIACLKREKWRVNRRKMSVDMRMGELEDYKMHLKQDMTSLNTTVDDLALRLMQSENDNCDAQETLEELEMAKAEVEDELVEANKRIKKLSEDKDDLVTEIQSLRRLRSDSAVRRENAELRSEIEVLHEERHHLKAIIREMEDCKTENNSQDGGSDILTVTDVNLNALKLNTKSKDVNYNPNNRKKVDGSIHFV